The window TGACTATTATTGCTCTGTTTACTCGTCAAGTAACCGTTAATAAAGGGTAAGGTGATtgagaaacaaagaaacaaattagTACGGTCAAACTCTTCACACTACCTTTATGGTTGCCACTGGCAACGTAACATCTATGAAGTCcatgaaataaattaagagtGATATTTGGTTCCTAGCTTCGGATTCCCATCTATATGGTGCCAACTGCCACATGGGGTTAATTGACCTATCAACTTCAAAAGTTGGCTTCAAAAGTTGGCTTTAGTTTAACtttaaatagtaaacattattgaaatttattgttgaaGGTTGCTCTCCTGTCTAAAACGGTTTTTTTCACATGGCTTCTCAACTCTAACACATCAACTACAAACTTTATTACTCAATCTACACTCCAAACATctctaacatttttatttatttctctttatatattttttaaagttttggattgcttttattttgatgtGGCTTCTGGGGCTAAAAAGAATAGTGCAGTCGAACTAATGGTCAAGTATTACTCATTAATTAGTGTTATTTAATGACGTGTGACATTGTGAATAATAGTGGTAGGTACTATGACAGTACtggatttttttctctaatagTCAATTTTAGTCTTGGTTTAGTCTCTAACAAATGAAGCTTTGAACTTTATCTGTACAGTACTTCCTTCAATGGCAAAAACAAGCAATAAACAGCATGATTGAAGATGCTATAGTAGAGGCAGATCAAAAGGGTTGCAAGGTCTTTAGTTTAGGTCTCTTGAATCAGGTAAACAACCCATTTCTTCACAGAACTACTCTGATCGTTAATCCAGTGCAATgctataaaaaatttagaaaaaaaaattgcaggGTGAGGAGCTGAACATATATGGAGGGCTTTATGTGCAAAGGAACCCGAAGCTAAGAGTTAGGGTGGTGGATGGGAGTAGTCTAGCTGTGGCTGTTGTTCTCAATAGTATCCCCAAATCTGCCACCCAAGTTCTCTTGAGAGGCAAACTTACAAAAGTGGCTTATGCCCTTTCTTATTCTCTGTGCCAAAGAGGCATTCAGGTCAACAAACCGTTTCTGCCTTATCCCTTTGTTTTTTCTGAATGATCCATTTGGTaaaatgaacataaaatttgaGTTAATACATTCCTTGTGCAGGTAGCTGTGTTGCATGAGGAAGAATACAGGAAACTCAACAAATCATTCAACACCAAATTTGAGAGCAATCCAGTGCTTTCAAAAGGCTATTCTCAAAAtgtaactttcaaaatttaattacaatctTTTCACCTGTTTTCATGATTACAAATGAAGAAACGTTCAATAGCACAGAACccatcattttttctttctttcttcatgcAGATATGGTTAGTGGGAGATGGACTGACAAACGAAGAACAGATGAAGGCACCCAAAGGAACGACTTTCATACCCTTCTCGCAGTTACCTCCAAAGATTGTACGCAAAGATTGCTTCTACCACTGCACCCCTGCTATGAAGGCTCCTCGTTCTATTGAAAATGTGCATTCTTGCGAGGTACACTCTACATAACTTCGCTTATAAGTATTAGAACGTTCCTTGAAACCAATCtatcaattcaaaattcttaatttatgTTGCATTAGCAATAAACCATTTGGTTTAGTAATAGTTTAGTATATTGGTAAAGTAGAATGTCCTACAATCAATTTTTGTAGTTAACAGGTTAGATTttgttaaatcaaattaaaatttaacacaTGAAAATGTGAAGAATATATGTTAATGGTAGTTAAACACATCATAATTGAGTAAAAAGCCTAAAGCTCAAACGAATGACTGCTATATAGGTTCGttatagaaaattattaatactttcaaaaataaaaactaaaagattaaaagattaaaagattATCGAACGagatctaaaatattaatgcTTTTATACAAACATTTGGATCTAAAACTAGTAAAAGGAGGCTCAAACCTACCTCTTTAAAGGTTTAAATCTTTATATCTACTACTTAAAAGAACCTTTAAATTGTATGTGATAATAATAACGAAAGTTATATTGAACAATAATCGCAGAACTGGTTGCCAAGAAGAGTGATGAGTGCATGGCGTATTGCGGGCGTAGTGCACGCAATGGAAGGGTGGACAGAGCACGAGTGTGGCTACACAATGTCGAACATCGATCAAGTCTGGAAAGCAACTCTTCGACACGGTTTTCAGCCTGTTACCACTCCCACTCCCTGTGGCTCCATGTAATAATCATCTAATTGAATTACCTTAATGTTATGCTTTTACGTATAAGAATGTGTGTATGTGTTtctgttttgaaaatattactAGGGGAAAATCATATCACTATATGAGCCTATGAATATTAGGTATgaatctaatatatatatgtatatcaaAGTCACTTTTATAATTCAATATGTGTCCTCTGCCTTTAATGTCACtatttattggaaaaaaaattattagtgtTTTGATCAAATACCTTCCGCCCCCCCCATAGGGTTTTAATGCTTTATTATTAAACTCTCATTTATTTCTTCAGGAAATAATTCTTTTGGAAATGCGAGAATTTCTgtagcttttaattatgatatttaattttactcaaataattaacaaagtGTTGATGTGATATATTTTTTGgaattattagttaaattCTGAATTGGAAGTTGGTGTGATTCGTCAAATGGTTAGATGGATTAAATGACAAGTAGGTTAtgtctattttcttctaattgtGTTGTTGATGGCATTGACCGAATGAACATGAATTTAATTGATTGTAATACACAAAATCCTTAcaaaaattgtatttggaCAGTTGGAGTAATGGTTTTAGAACGAAAAATATTTggtacaaaataattttttgtttgatttcaaacttttaaaaatggttttcaaatgtttaaaattgatttttgatCATTCATTTGGtttcaaaagtgattttaaaattaccaaATTATAGTCAATTTAGATAAATGGATCATAAGTTTCTCTGGTGAACATTTAGATGAGTCTAAGCAAATTGCTCAATGTCTATAAGAAAACATAATATGATTCAACAATGACATTGTGCCATTGTCTATTTAATGTCacaaattgatttgaaaacatatttcaGATTGTGTAATGTGAAGCCCATGGAAAACTCCATGGCTTCTTTTTAAATGGGCCAAAGTTGAATAGATAACCTTTCAAAATTGTCAATTGTATTACTTtgttctttccattttctgaccaaatttaaaataataacaatatatatatatatatttcaaacaataaattCCATCTTTCCCTTCTTTGCATGAAATGAGCATTCTACTAAATGCTTTCACTAGAAAGGAGAATGAGAAGAAAGAGTaagaattaattattgaattgaCAAAAGGGATTTTTGCTTAGCCAAAATTAAATCCTCTCTGTCACACCCTCACCAACTTCTTTAATTGGTGCAGAGAATTGCAAACTCACTATTTTACTCTTTCAAtgattagaaaatatatacattagAGTATACACCTCCTTTGAATGCATGGAGGTTAAATAATCTAATAACACTAGCCTATAgtctttgaactttttattcgttacaaaatatatgaacATAACTTTTAAAGTCTATATAGtatataacataattaatCTTTTACCAATTATGATAACTAAAAGGAGTATTGACCGACCCCATAGTTGTGTTGTTATTCTCGTTTTGATGAATTAGTTAAACTTTTTTGATacgttttattattattattatttgttctttCAAGTAAAAATAAGTGTAGGAGAggaaattcaaattccaattggtcatatttgtcattttcGGGTTTTATACATATCTTAGGCGAGAAATTCTTCGTCTAATTATTATcttcatattaaattatttctatttaaaaatatttttttattactttatgTAGATTTAATTAgtcaaattcaaaacaagATTAGATCACCCTCGATCTTATatgtggtatatatataaaagtaattagGAAGAATAGTTATTGTGTAATTAAAACCATGACGATTTCTATTAATTGGATAGTTGAACTtatactaataattataaaatttaggtcaagatatttgaaaatgtccctaataaaaagaaagaaagaaaaaagtccataatttgattatattttagataatttaatattcaataatatatatgtttttaataaatgtgaaaatgaGAGCTAcgtattttatttgaaattcaagggacaaattttttaaaaagaataatatatattttaaaattttatttatggaaTGGTTTTGacgttttaatttaataattttatttcttgtttgtgtttgtttgtatttttgccaatgtattttcataaacaatccaacatttggatgaaaaaaaaatgtaattaggttaaataaagaagttttgGTCATAACAACACATTAGTGAAACTTTTTTCAGATTCATTTACACATTTCGTACATAAGATCGATTATAGGACTAAAAAAGAAGTtacgaaaaataataatgacatTTTTCAAGAGTCACATAAACTATATTAAAAGATTGGAGCTATCTCAATgaaatttcattgatatataGATTACTTGTAATTGAACTTTAACCGCATATGTGTAATTGAATTGCTTTTGATATTGTTTACTTAACAAATTTACTGTTATCGTCATCTCCACTAGTACCTTTGATGGTTAAGTGATAACAATAGCAGTGTAAATAAAGATGCCAAGCGATAATTATAACGGTGTCGTAATAGTAACGATAATTATCACTCAGTGTTTGTGAGTAAGAGAGTTAGAGTTTTTCTATCTCTGTTTTTCTATATACTTGAATATCGTATTcaatatcacaaaatataatagaaagcCAGAGTATTCCAAAATAGTATCAGAACCTATTAAACTCAAACGACCATATATCCAGGACAAATgcaaacacacaaaaaataatcaaatatgattcattttctttattcacaTTAATCTATCACAATTTTGTTCGAGTAGATGCGATTTTAGGTCTATTTTCAAACaggagaaaaagaattacaaatacaacaaaatgttACGTGTTGGATCTTTCATTTGAGGTGAAGAtcgaagaaaaaaagaagaaaaaaagagagatgatttaaatgaaattagaaaaaggaaTTAAAGTTTGAATAGAGTTTCCAGAAATGGCGactgaaattttaatatacaCAGAACCATACAGAGATTGAAGGTGAGGGTAATTTGCATTTAACCATCTACCAGTCCCCATACTATAAAAATGCTTTCActttcatttctcaaatttttatcCATCTCcctttaatcaaatttaaatctatttctCAACCCAagttttattacttttaacattgattttcatttctactaattaaatgaattacaagtatatataacaaaattagaagtgaaaaataaatgtaatttttttaatatgaaacttttaatttaactgaaatactattttaattcatatattttgagtttttgttgttgtaattagtttactcttaaattttaaaaatgaaattgtctttattaatattttaatcataaattatgatattagatttagattgagttataatattattacttAACTAAGTTCGAtagaaagtaattttaaatgaatagaTGTGTTATATAGaaagtatatattaataaagcaAAGGAATAATTATTagaactaattaaaaatatttataaaattttggattttataaattcctttgtttatattttaaaatgattaataaaaaagcatagagatgaaaaatattttaatttaatatgaaggCGGTAAAAAGTACTTTGAACATTAACCAACTGAATTTTCCCTCTATAAAAGGAGCTTCAGAAGAAAGAGGTTGAGAAACTGAAAGAAAGCTGGAGCTTAAATGGCTTCTACGCCCGGGATTTTCACCGATTGGCCATGGAAGCCTCTTGGAAGCTTCAAGGTCTCTTTTCATTCTCTAttgctctttcttttcttctttctttcttcgtATATATTCTGCTCACCGCGCCATTGTTATCTATATATGTTCCTTCATTATCGAGCATCGTCTCATGCATATaatctctattttttaaaatgaacattATTACATGTTTCAATAAAGTGAACTTCTAAGTATGATCAGTTACTGATGATTCACAGCCTTAAATCACTGTTCAATCTTTTGATTTTCGGTAATTTTTTTGTGCTAGGGATTCCGATTCGcgattagaaaaaaaaaactgaaaatctAAGCATGAACTAGATTTTTAGTCTTGTGGATGTTTTATCTGCTTTGCATGTTTATTATTGACTAAAGTCTGTTGAAATGAAACTGAATCGATGCGGAAATTTCTGGTTGCAGTATCTTGTTTTGGCTCCTGGCGTGATTCACAGTTTCTACCATTACATAGCGAAGGATTGGACGGAGAGAGACATTTCATATCTcttgatttttccttttcttttgtggaGGATGATCCATAGCCAAATATGGATCTCTTTTTCTCGTCATCGAACTGCGAAAGGCACCGCACGGATCGTCGACAAGGGCGTAGAATTCGAACAAGTAGACAGAGAACGAAACTGGTAAACAAAACGTATATTCTTCCTGCTTTTATCGAATTAACTATATGTGAGCATTTTATACTgtgaaattattgaatagaagTTTATGAATTCGAACAAGTAAACAGCGAAGAAAAttggtaattaaattaaacgtaTACGTTCCCGCTTTAGCGAAATATCTGCGAACAATGATCATGTTGTGAAAATTATATGAAGTAGAAGCTTATGAATCCAAACAAGTAGACAGAGAACAAAACCGGTAAATTAAACGTACATTCTTCCTGCTATATCAAACTATCTGCGAACAATTTATATTgtgaaaattattgaatagacGCTCATGAATTCGAACAAGTAGACAGAGAAAACGAGActgttaattaaattacacGTATATTTTTCTTAGCTTATATGGAACTATCTGTGAACAATATCTATTCTCTGAAAGTGATTGATACAGAagtatatatgaatttttggTTGAACAGGGACGATCAAATACTGTTGAATGGAGTATTGTTTTACATTACAAGCAATTGTATCGAGAAAGCTTCAAATCTTCCTCTATGGAGAACGGATGGAGTGGTAATGGTGTTTTTGCTACACGCAGGGCCAGTGGAGTTTCTGTACTATTGGTTTCACAGAGCTTTGCATCATCACTATCTCTATTCTCGCTACCACTCTCATCATCACTCCTCCATTGTTACAGAGCCAATTACATGTAAGTAATTTTCCTTCATCAATCTCCTTTGGTTTTTCAagtttatttacaaaaatagaagtttCTCCCTGCATTTACATTCTGACTTAGTTTTAGTAGTTTATTAATATTGGATCTGATGAATAAATGCATCTAAATTTGtgtatattttgttcataGATGTGGACAAAAATGCTGAGTTTTCGATgttacaattaattttaaaaaatatttaaactaatacaatttgtggtttttttattttatacttttttaatgatataatgGAAACGTGATAAAAATTTTGGGTTCGTTTCTTATATAATCTCtaagaacaaaaatttaaaaacagtGGATTCAATACAAATATCGAAGAGTCAGTATCtaagtaaaatataattgttcaaaatatatttaatacttAAATCATCAATCATGAAAGAAGtcatagtttttgtttttaatcttTACTTAGTACAATtctatgtttaaaattttaaaatttgaatataacaaGGGAGGTAAGAgtgtttacaaaatataatttttttttcattgtataAACTAAACATGCCCTTAAATGcgggtattttttttttcttcctgtAGTAATTACGCACGGATATGTAGTTTCTTAATTAGTTTAGCTAGCTGTGTTTCACATGTATTTCATCTTCCCtataaaatgtttcaaattattattattattattatcatcatcatcaaaattaattattgataattGTTACTTAATGACCTAATTGtcattatcataaaaaaaaaagttataaaaataagtctttatcataaaaattaattatcaatttttgttaCTTAATGACATAATTGTCATTAAGTTAGTTTATCAATCAATGGATAAactcaataattttatgataaaaaatacatagatACAAATGGTAAGATATAAAACAACTAAAGTTAttgaaaacttgaaatattcaaatttaaaatttaaaagtacaaaCAACAGAATTGTTACATACTACGATTCAAGTCTTTTTACTTCAGGAAAAGTTTATATGAcattatgtttttatatttaataaagcTAGAAAATATATTGCTATAGAATTTATGGGTTTAGTCTCTGTTGTTtgcgttttctttttctctatttagttcttattgttttaaaagctTTTGTGTTTAGTTGCATCCTTCTCGTTGACTAATACTAATATTAGTTGGTGAAAAGGTTTTATGACATGATAGTTTGCAGGCAAAATTTTCTAGCAACGATGTGAGCTTttataatcaataaatataaaattattgaagctGGGGAgattaaataactaaaagaaaaccatCTAGCCCTAGGTAAttgtgaaataaaaatttgttattatttctaaaaaaaattaaatgtgtgaaaagaaaggaatgcATGAGAATAGATGGCATTAAGAAGtaaaacataaacacaaaagtccaccaaaattaaacttattgtTTAATGTGATTAACAATTTACCTATCTAATGGCTTTATGAGAATCTTCATGttaacaaaagttttaaacAAGAAAAGTGGTAGGTGCTCTACTATTTAACAGTTTTCTTCCTAGTCTTGAAATATTGAAAGATgtatattgaaattgaatttagtTCATATCTTTAGCAGTGTTAATGTAGAGAAGGTGttagtaattaataatttggtGATGATGGACAGCTGTGATACATCCATTTGCAGAGGAATTTGCATATTTTGTTCTGTTTGCAATACCAATTATGACGGCAGTGTTTAGTGGAACAATGTCGGTGGGAGCTTATGTTGTTTACATTACTTACATTGACTTCATGAACTATATGGGACACTGCAACTTTGAGTTCATCCCCAATCGTCTATTCACTCTCTTTCCTCCTCTCAGGTTCCTCCTCTATACTCCATCGTAAGTCTCTCTCTCACACTTTAATTTACTTTGGTTAAACTATTGCAAATTCAGTtggaaaattaagaatttaatgtCTAAGATTTTACCATTTtgaatttagtaaaatatcaTAGTCAATCTCCTAGTTTGAGTTTAGGCTTTAATCAAACTAgatgaactaaaatttgaattttttaagagaatttataatcaacattttaattttcattatgtccttttgtttaataaaacaagCAATCCTTGGATGCATTTTGATGGTTTCTATCCATTTGAGTTCACTTGAAtcatacaaaaacaaattgtcgtgtgatatttttttaaaagaaatctttcttatttttgttactattatatatatatatataagaaaaaatctaTCACCAAtaaactttactatatttttaattttttaaaattatcacgatacacttgattattatctctaaaattgttatatgttATAATTAGTCTAGTTAAAAATACTTCTAACCATGTCCTTAAACTTCCTTTATAATTAGTCTAGGGCaaacattatcatttttttttctgttaatGAGTTATcaacaaatcttaaattttagttatatttttttaaaaagtcaaaatttgttaaataataataataataactagaaaagaatataatacatgaaaaactaaactttataaagactaaattaaagatttgttgggactaaaatttaatatttgaaaatattgaaactaaaaactaaaattcaaaatgcaaatataaatGGTAGAGTGGAAacttaatatttgaatataatctaaaaaaaatagataattaattttttttttttgtttttgttgagtAAAAACAGGTTTCACTCGTTGCATCACACCCAATTCCGGACCAATTACTCCCTTTTCATGCCCTTTTACGATTACCTCTACGCCACAGTCCACAAATCTACCGATGATCTTTACTTCGAATCCCTAAAAAGAGACGAAGAGTTTGCTGACGTGGTCCATCTGACTCACCTCACAACTCCCGATTCCATTTATCATCTACGGCTGGGATTTGCAGAGCTGGCATCCAGGCCCCACAACTCCACGTGGTATCTCTGCTTGCTGTCCCCAATCACCATGCTGCTGACGTGGATCTATGGTAGTACATTTATTGTTGAAAGCAACCAACTTGAAAAGCTGAAGATGCAGACATGGGCCATCCCCAAATTTAACGTTCAGGTGacaatttctttttgctaAATCTAGAGTGGGggtcaatttaaaattttaaaaatatgtaggACGAAAAACACCATTTGACTCGTTTTATaactactttttattttaaatatgtctATTGAAGATATATAActtagttttagaaaataaatatacattattaGCAATTACATTGatatgcttaattttttaataataaaattaaacaaaaaaactattctATTGGATAactttttgaattcttttttaattttgtataactAAGCTTTTACATAAtactttgtttatttatttattaatttgtttgctTTACTGTGAACTTTCAAGtaaaccattttgttttttttgtttttgaaaatcaagCATATTTATTCTCcgatttgattttttagataaactaattgaatttttagtcaaattctaaaaaaaagaaaacaaaattttaaaagctatatttttaagttttcaaaatttgactttgaTTTTCTAAACTCATGTGAAGAAACTTGAAGTTAGAAtgtgttaattttaaaaacaaaataattatcataCAAACTCTaagtaattagtttttttcttttaatttgattaaaaaatctaatattatGAAAACTTATTTGAGCAGTACTTACTTCAATGGGAAACCGAATCAATAAACAATTTGATTGAAGAAGCTATAACCAATGCCGATCAGAAGGGCTGTAAAGTCTTGACCTTAGGCCTCTTGAATCAGGCAAGCAACCCATCATTTcttcatatgtatatatacatatataaacccaaactaaacaaacacatatatttatatatctaattttgCAGGGAGAGGAGCTGAACAAATATGGAGAGATTTATATTCaaagaaaccctaaattaaaagttaggGTGGTGGATGGGAGTAGCTTGGCTGTGGGTGTAGTGCTCAATAATATTCCCAAATTTGCAACACAAGTCCTTCTCACaggaaaaattacaaagttgGCCTTTGCACTTTATCGTTCCCTTTCCAAAAGAGGCATTCAGATTGGTGTTTTGAATGAACAACTCTATAAAAAGCTCAACAAAGTTTCCAACAACTATGAAGGCACTCTAGTTCTTGCAAAAGGCCATTCTCATCATGTATGACGACttccaaaattattctatattttgGTTCTAATTTCTTAATGAATCAtgcattatttaatttaataattaggTTTCATATGTGAGACAATTAAAGGTGATCATAGATAATGAATTTTGATGGCAGATATGGTTGGTGGGAGAAGGACTTACAGATGAAGAACAGCTGAAGGCTCCAAAAGGCACAACTTTCATCCCATTCTCTCAATTCCCTCCAAAGATTGTACGGAAAGATTGCTTTTACCACTGCACTCCTGCAATGAAAGCTCCTCCTTCCCTTGAAAACATGCATTCTTGTGAGGTAAAAAACACCACTcacaacaaattttcaaatacactACTTTACATTAAAtgatcaaactatatatatatatatatatttaatactaAGTATAGGTAGGGCCAAAATGAACTTTAATTTCATTGGTTGCAGAATTGGTTACCGAGGCGAGTGATGAGCGCATGGCGCATTGCTGGTGTGGTGCATGCAATGGAGGGGTGGACAGAGCACGAATGTGGCTATGGAATGTCCGATATCGATCGAGTTTGGAAGGCAACACTTGGACATGGGTTTCAGCCTTTAGACACCCTC of the Cucumis sativus cultivar 9930 chromosome 3, Cucumber_9930_V3, whole genome shotgun sequence genome contains:
- the LOC101203691 gene encoding very-long-chain aldehyde decarbonylase CER1 isoform X2, with the protein product MASTPGIFTDWPWKPLGSFKYLVLAPGVIHSFYHYIAKDWTERDISYLLIFPFLLWRMIHSQIWISFSRHRTAKGTARIVDKGVEFEQVDRERNWDDQILLNGVLFYITSNCIEKASNLPLWRTDGVVMVFLLHAGPVEFLYYWFHRALHHHYLYSRYHSHHHSSIVTEPITSVIHPFAEEFAYFVLFAIPIMTAVFSGTMSVGAYVVYITYIDFMNYMGHCNFEFIPNRLFTLFPPLRFLLYTPSFHSLHHTQFRTNYSLFMPFYDYLYATVHKSTDDLYFESLKRDEEFADVVHLTHLTTPDSIYHLRLGFAELASRPHNSTWYLCLLSPITMLLTWIYGSTFIVESNQLEKLKMQTWAIPKFNVQYLLQWETESINNLIEEAITNADQKGCKVLTLGLLNQGEELNKYGEIYIQRNPKLKVRVVDGSSLAVGVVLNNIPKFATQVLLTGKITKLAFALYRSLSKRGIQIGVLNEQLYKKLNKVSNNYEGTLVLAKGHSHHIWLVGEGLTDEEQLKAPKGTTFIPFSQFPPKIVRKDCFYHCTPAMKAPPSLENMHSCENWLPRRVMSAWRIAGVVHAMEGWTEHECGYGMSDIDRVWKATLGHGFQPLDTLIT
- the LOC101203691 gene encoding very-long-chain aldehyde decarbonylase CER1 isoform X1, with the protein product MASTPGIFTDWPWKPLGSFKYLVLAPGVIHSFYHYIAKDWTERDISYLLIFPFLLWRMIHSQIWISFSRHRTAKGTARIVDKGVEFEQVDRERNWDDQILLNGVLFYITSNCIEKASNLPLWRTDGVVMVFLLHAGPVEFLYYWFHRALHHHYLYSRYHSHHHSSIVTEPITSVIHPFAEEFAYFVLFAIPIMTAVFSGTMSVGAYVVYITYIDFMNYMGHCNFEFIPNRLFTLFPPLRFLLYTPSKNRFHSLHHTQFRTNYSLFMPFYDYLYATVHKSTDDLYFESLKRDEEFADVVHLTHLTTPDSIYHLRLGFAELASRPHNSTWYLCLLSPITMLLTWIYGSTFIVESNQLEKLKMQTWAIPKFNVQYLLQWETESINNLIEEAITNADQKGCKVLTLGLLNQGEELNKYGEIYIQRNPKLKVRVVDGSSLAVGVVLNNIPKFATQVLLTGKITKLAFALYRSLSKRGIQIGVLNEQLYKKLNKVSNNYEGTLVLAKGHSHHIWLVGEGLTDEEQLKAPKGTTFIPFSQFPPKIVRKDCFYHCTPAMKAPPSLENMHSCENWLPRRVMSAWRIAGVVHAMEGWTEHECGYGMSDIDRVWKATLGHGFQPLDTLIT